One Citricoccus sp. K5 DNA window includes the following coding sequences:
- a CDS encoding MFS transporter produces the protein MPSESSTPQPPQRLWSRNFILTFTTNLFLSLVFYLLVTAMALYAVNEFQASEVMSGLAVSAFVLGAVVARLFSGQAMEFIGRKRLLICALALFLVASALYLAADSLGLLVAVRLVHGLGFGAASTVLATAVQGMIPPHRRGEGTGWFGTSMNFGAAIGPMLAFQLTDRFGFDSLFIVCTGFAVIGLLAGFLVQLPAVQRHGNGSRHRFSLRSLISVPVLPVALVMLMAGLAYSGILAFLNGYAQEQGIGPTVTSLFFVVYAAVLLASRFIVGPAQDRYGDNAVVFPLLVLFVAGLAVLALWPTTVGILLSAGLCALGFGSTLTSLQTVAATLVPPFQIGVATSTFFLLLDVGTGLGPVLLGALLPATGFSGMYLLLSGFVALALVAYWFAHGRRAGERAG, from the coding sequence GTGCCCTCTGAATCCAGCACCCCGCAGCCTCCGCAGCGGCTGTGGAGCCGGAACTTCATCCTCACCTTCACGACCAACCTGTTCCTGTCCCTGGTGTTCTACCTGCTGGTGACGGCCATGGCGCTCTACGCGGTGAACGAGTTCCAAGCCTCCGAGGTCATGTCCGGATTGGCCGTCAGCGCGTTCGTGCTGGGCGCCGTGGTGGCGCGGTTGTTCTCCGGCCAGGCCATGGAGTTCATCGGACGCAAGCGACTCCTGATCTGCGCCCTGGCCCTCTTCCTGGTTGCATCAGCCCTGTACCTTGCGGCCGACAGCCTCGGCCTGCTGGTCGCCGTCCGGCTCGTCCACGGCCTGGGGTTCGGGGCGGCGAGCACGGTGCTGGCCACCGCGGTCCAGGGCATGATCCCGCCCCACCGACGCGGCGAGGGCACCGGCTGGTTCGGCACGTCCATGAACTTCGGCGCCGCCATCGGTCCGATGCTGGCCTTCCAGCTGACCGATCGCTTCGGCTTCGACTCCCTGTTCATCGTGTGCACCGGTTTCGCCGTCATCGGCCTGCTGGCAGGCTTCCTCGTGCAGCTGCCGGCCGTCCAGCGCCACGGCAACGGATCCCGCCACCGGTTCTCCCTGCGCAGTCTGATCTCCGTGCCGGTCCTGCCCGTCGCCTTGGTCATGCTCATGGCCGGCCTGGCCTACTCCGGCATCCTGGCCTTCCTCAACGGTTACGCCCAGGAACAGGGCATCGGTCCTACCGTCACAAGCCTCTTCTTCGTGGTCTACGCGGCGGTGCTGCTGGCGTCCCGGTTCATCGTGGGTCCGGCCCAGGACCGGTACGGGGACAATGCCGTGGTCTTCCCGCTGCTGGTGCTCTTCGTGGCCGGACTGGCCGTGCTGGCCCTCTGGCCGACCACTGTCGGCATCCTGCTCTCGGCGGGCCTGTGTGCCCTCGGCTTCGGCTCCACGCTCACGTCCCTGCAGACCGTGGCGGCCACTTTGGTGCCGCCCTTCCAGATCGGCGTGGCCACCTCCACCTTCTTCCTCCTCTTGGACGTCGGTACCGGTTTGGGCCCTGTGCTGCTGGGGGCCCTGTTGCCGGCCACGGGGTTCTCCGGGATGTACCTGCTGTTGTCCGGCTTCGTCGCGTTGGCCCTGGTCGCCTACTGGTTCGCCCACGGACGCCGGGCCGGTGAGCGGGCCGGCTAG
- a CDS encoding Ig-like domain-containing protein, translating to MATTAGTLMLLTGLVGTAQATPMPSPSDPMGPTQSATPAPSPPETSSSPSPEGNQPPEIDCPGLLTQAGDTESVRIYVLDPDGDTVTLSAGTSWLGGEATVEGHVVTYTAPADAQGGDGLTVTADDGRGGTSECEISISVQSGPSPTPTPTPTPTPTPTSPSPTPSPTSSAPEPGPEPTSGSGTPTQAPTSAPTAGPTRNPTTPGGSSPTTGGSTEVPSNGDGGNGTSPSGPAPGDAGNGSGGDGSGGSGGPDGQTPDSTESPSAPAAETPSAQKLSNIIRDTAIACPVRAVADAEKLIAGISAGMTSRPGGGNFPGGGGGTGSAADGTDAAEGTGSAEPVAAADRTAQTGSTLWLFAGVGSMMIALIALALAALPRGGRRH from the coding sequence GTGGCCACCACAGCCGGCACCCTCATGTTGCTGACCGGACTGGTCGGAACCGCCCAGGCCACCCCGATGCCCTCGCCCAGCGATCCCATGGGCCCCACGCAGTCGGCGACCCCGGCCCCCTCGCCGCCAGAGACCTCTTCCTCACCCTCCCCCGAGGGCAATCAGCCTCCGGAGATCGACTGTCCCGGCCTCCTCACCCAGGCTGGAGACACCGAGTCCGTGCGAATCTATGTCCTCGACCCGGACGGGGACACCGTCACTCTGAGCGCGGGGACGTCCTGGCTCGGCGGCGAGGCCACTGTTGAGGGACACGTGGTGACGTACACGGCACCCGCAGATGCCCAGGGGGGTGACGGCCTCACCGTCACCGCGGACGATGGACGTGGCGGTACCTCCGAGTGCGAGATCTCGATCTCGGTGCAGTCCGGGCCGAGCCCCACGCCGACCCCCACCCCCACTCCGACGCCCACCCCGACGAGTCCGAGCCCCACACCGAGTCCCACGAGTTCCGCTCCGGAACCTGGCCCCGAGCCGACCAGCGGGTCGGGCACCCCGACCCAGGCTCCGACGTCGGCCCCCACCGCCGGACCGACCAGGAATCCGACCACACCAGGCGGCTCGAGCCCGACCACCGGTGGGTCCACCGAAGTCCCCAGCAACGGAGACGGCGGCAACGGCACCAGCCCGAGCGGCCCAGCTCCTGGAGATGCGGGCAACGGCTCGGGTGGGGACGGCTCGGGCGGCAGCGGTGGTCCGGACGGTCAGACACCGGACAGCACCGAATCACCTTCCGCACCGGCGGCCGAGACTCCGAGCGCGCAGAAGCTCAGCAACATCATCAGGGACACCGCCATCGCCTGCCCGGTCCGGGCCGTGGCGGATGCCGAGAAGCTCATCGCGGGCATCTCCGCCGGCATGACGTCACGTCCCGGCGGCGGGAACTTCCCCGGCGGGGGCGGAGGCACCGGCAGTGCTGCTGACGGCACTGACGCCGCCGAGGGCACCGGCAGCGCGGAGCCCGTGGCGGCCGCCGACCGGACCGCACAGACCGGGTCCACCCTGTGGCTGTTCGCTGGAGTGGGCTCCATGATGATCGCCCTGATCGCCCTGGCCCTGGCGGCCCTGCCCCGCGGCGGCCGACGGCACTAG
- a CDS encoding MFS transporter has protein sequence MANRGNLTWLWVMIAAAVLTQTALNLLRPVTSYKLLALGAGETTVGLATAAYAILPLVFAMSLGRLSSRLPTLRGMIALGALVLGLGGVGLAFGSNVAVLMVSSAVLGMGHLLFTIAGQTVIGRRSAPENMDAAFGWFTAAFSVGQMSGPLISGLILGNATLSEATHSTEFAGRIDGALWLGAVCSLLAVPVMYLMRADGGRRSRRLPAEPTEEPGDRAHGLGDKNSGPAGPASHTETSVGAGDEGTAVPGKPTMLAIWRVPGIPSHMMASLALLAMLDILTAFMPLVGEAAGVSPFWVGILLAVRGGASFLSRIVLPWMSGRWERHHLVLVSLLASAVALGFVPPALEGWHAIWLAVVLMAVGGFALGIGQPLTMSLVTQAVPTTWRGPALAFRLVGNRVGQVAMPVVAGLAAAPLGPAGGIWCACLILAASGTERLVSGRKR, from the coding sequence ATGGCAAACCGCGGAAACCTGACCTGGCTCTGGGTCATGATCGCCGCAGCCGTCCTCACGCAGACCGCCCTGAACCTGTTGCGGCCCGTCACGAGCTACAAGCTGTTGGCCTTGGGAGCCGGGGAGACGACGGTCGGCCTGGCCACCGCTGCGTATGCCATCCTCCCGTTGGTGTTCGCGATGTCCCTGGGACGGCTCAGCAGCCGGCTGCCCACCCTGCGCGGCATGATCGCCCTGGGGGCGCTGGTGCTGGGACTGGGCGGTGTTGGCCTGGCCTTCGGTTCCAACGTCGCCGTGCTGATGGTGTCCTCGGCCGTGCTCGGCATGGGCCATCTGCTGTTCACCATTGCGGGCCAGACCGTGATCGGCCGGCGTTCCGCCCCGGAGAACATGGACGCGGCGTTCGGGTGGTTCACCGCAGCCTTCTCCGTGGGACAGATGTCCGGACCGTTGATCTCCGGGCTGATCCTCGGCAACGCCACGCTCAGCGAGGCCACGCACAGCACGGAGTTCGCCGGCCGCATCGATGGGGCGTTATGGCTCGGTGCGGTCTGCTCCCTACTTGCCGTGCCGGTGATGTACCTCATGCGTGCTGACGGCGGCCGCCGCTCCCGGCGACTGCCCGCGGAGCCCACGGAGGAGCCGGGGGACCGGGCCCATGGCTTGGGGGACAAGAACAGCGGGCCGGCGGGGCCGGCGTCGCACACCGAGACCTCCGTGGGTGCGGGTGACGAGGGCACGGCGGTGCCGGGTAAGCCCACGATGCTGGCCATCTGGCGGGTCCCCGGGATCCCCTCGCACATGATGGCGTCCCTGGCACTGCTGGCGATGCTGGACATCCTCACGGCATTCATGCCGCTGGTCGGTGAAGCGGCCGGCGTCTCACCGTTCTGGGTGGGCATCCTGCTGGCCGTCCGCGGGGGAGCCTCGTTCCTGTCCAGGATCGTATTGCCCTGGATGTCCGGCCGGTGGGAGCGGCACCACCTCGTGCTCGTCTCCCTGTTGGCTTCCGCCGTGGCCCTGGGATTCGTGCCGCCGGCCCTGGAAGGGTGGCACGCCATCTGGCTGGCGGTGGTGCTCATGGCCGTCGGTGGCTTCGCTCTCGGCATCGGGCAGCCACTGACCATGTCCTTGGTGACGCAGGCGGTGCCCACGACCTGGCGTGGGCCCGCCCTGGCGTTCCGGCTAGTCGGCAACCGGGTGGGGCAGGTGGCGATGCCGGTGGTGGCAGGCTTGGCTGCCGCGCCCCTCGGGCCTGCCGGTGGCATCTGGTGCGCCTGCCTGATCCTGGCCGCTTCCGGCACGGAGCGACTGGTCTCCGGCCGGAAGCGTTAG
- a CDS encoding MFS transporter gives MSQATPAPQPEVPKAGAALLTVLLIAMGVGPLLNYGLSATSDLLIQELGVSAGQFGLLVTVLFVSAAVSSMVIGRLADVLSIRSQLVFNYGGTVLALLVSALGPQYWTLIVACVLVGPAQVIANPTTNRVIYSSVPAVKRSGWIGVKQSGVQASQLVAGLLFPAAALWAGWSGAALAAAVGVLVLLWWSLRHIPPEDPTDWSAVRRVLADRFRRRRPGSTASLPVQVWLFTAVAFFSGMGTQATNVYLPLFAVRDHGYSLLIGGLAAGLSGVVGVASRIYWGRALGAGRRPGTLLLLISSGALLGMACMATSSLWDLPALFWAGVVLHGLTVLGTNVVVNAGTMQAVDAARIGAASGTTTMGMYAGFAVGPVGMGAIVELTGGFVLGWVLVGVAYAVLLGLAVAMVRTTRRG, from the coding sequence TTGAGTCAGGCAACGCCGGCACCACAACCCGAGGTGCCGAAGGCCGGCGCGGCGCTGCTGACCGTGCTGCTCATCGCCATGGGCGTGGGCCCGCTGCTCAACTACGGGCTCTCGGCGACCTCGGACCTGTTGATCCAGGAACTCGGTGTCTCGGCCGGCCAGTTCGGCCTCCTCGTGACGGTGCTGTTCGTCAGCGCCGCCGTCTCCTCCATGGTGATCGGGCGGCTCGCCGACGTCCTGAGCATCCGCAGCCAACTGGTCTTCAACTACGGCGGCACCGTGCTGGCGCTGCTGGTCTCGGCCCTCGGCCCTCAGTACTGGACCCTGATCGTGGCCTGCGTCCTCGTCGGGCCGGCGCAGGTGATCGCCAACCCGACCACCAACCGCGTCATCTACTCGTCCGTGCCCGCCGTCAAGAGGTCCGGCTGGATCGGCGTCAAGCAGTCCGGGGTCCAGGCCAGCCAGCTGGTGGCCGGCCTGCTCTTCCCGGCCGCGGCCCTCTGGGCCGGTTGGTCCGGTGCAGCGCTGGCCGCTGCCGTGGGGGTGCTGGTGCTGCTGTGGTGGTCGCTGCGCCACATCCCTCCGGAGGACCCCACGGACTGGTCGGCCGTCCGCAGGGTCCTCGCGGACCGGTTCCGGCGTCGGCGTCCTGGCTCGACGGCCTCCCTGCCGGTCCAGGTCTGGCTGTTCACCGCCGTCGCCTTCTTCTCGGGCATGGGCACCCAGGCCACCAACGTCTACCTGCCACTCTTCGCCGTGCGGGACCACGGCTACAGCCTGCTCATCGGCGGCCTCGCGGCCGGACTCTCCGGAGTGGTGGGAGTGGCCAGCCGCATCTACTGGGGCCGTGCCCTGGGTGCCGGGCGCCGGCCGGGCACCCTGCTGCTGCTGATCTCCTCCGGCGCCCTACTCGGCATGGCCTGCATGGCCACCTCATCACTCTGGGACCTGCCCGCCCTGTTCTGGGCCGGGGTCGTCCTGCACGGATTGACCGTGCTGGGCACCAATGTGGTCGTCAATGCGGGGACCATGCAGGCCGTGGATGCCGCCCGGATCGGCGCGGCCAGCGGCACCACCACCATGGGCATGTACGCGGGCTTCGCCGTCGGTCCCGTGGGGATGGGCGCGATCGTGGAGTTGACCGGCGGATTCGTCCTCGGCTGGGTGCTGGTCGGCGTCGCCTATGCGGTCCTGCTGGGTCTGGCCGTGGCCATGGTCCGCACCACCCGCCGGGGTTGA
- a CDS encoding aldo/keto reductase family protein: MKFRYLGHSGLKISEIIYGNWLTHGSQVENETAHACVKEALAQGITSFDTADTYANTKAESVLGEALKNERRESLEVFTKVYWPTGPKGHNDTGLSRKHIMESINGSLQRLDMDYVDLYQAHRFDVETPLEETMQAFADIVRAGKALYIGVSEWPADKIREAHAMAAQLGFQLISSQPQYSMLWRVIESEVIPACEDLGLSQIVWSPMAGGILTGKYLPGQQAPEGSRGADEKGGARSMASKMTDEVLTAVQKLRPIADGLGATMGQLAIAWVLSNPNVAGALVGASRPEQIAENVKALDLTLDEATIGAIDAAIGHVVTDDPLLVSVPEGRAA, translated from the coding sequence ATGAAATTTCGTTACCTGGGCCACAGCGGGCTCAAGATCTCAGAGATCATCTACGGCAACTGGCTCACCCACGGCTCCCAGGTGGAGAACGAGACGGCCCATGCCTGCGTGAAGGAGGCCCTGGCACAGGGCATCACCAGTTTCGACACGGCGGACACCTATGCGAACACCAAGGCGGAGAGCGTCCTGGGTGAGGCCCTGAAGAACGAACGCCGGGAGTCCCTCGAGGTGTTCACCAAGGTCTACTGGCCCACCGGTCCCAAGGGCCACAATGACACCGGCCTCTCCCGCAAGCACATCATGGAGTCCATCAACGGATCCCTTCAGCGTCTGGACATGGACTACGTGGACCTCTACCAGGCCCACCGCTTCGACGTGGAGACCCCGCTGGAGGAGACGATGCAGGCATTCGCAGACATCGTCCGCGCCGGCAAGGCCCTCTATATCGGCGTCTCCGAATGGCCGGCGGACAAGATCCGGGAGGCCCACGCCATGGCCGCCCAGCTCGGGTTCCAGCTCATCTCCAGCCAGCCCCAGTACTCCATGCTGTGGCGCGTCATCGAATCCGAGGTCATCCCAGCCTGTGAGGACCTCGGACTGTCCCAGATCGTCTGGTCCCCCATGGCCGGCGGCATCCTCACCGGCAAGTACCTGCCCGGACAGCAGGCTCCGGAAGGATCCCGAGGTGCGGATGAGAAGGGCGGAGCGCGTTCGATGGCCAGCAAGATGACGGACGAGGTCCTCACTGCCGTCCAGAAGCTGCGCCCCATCGCGGACGGGCTCGGCGCCACCATGGGTCAGCTGGCCATCGCCTGGGTCCTGTCCAACCCCAACGTGGCCGGCGCCCTGGTCGGAGCCTCCCGCCCCGAGCAGATCGCCGAGAACGTCAAGGCACTGGACCTCACCTTGGATGAGGCGACGATCGGTGCCATCGACGCGGCCATCGGCCATGTCGTCACGGATGACCCCTTACTCGTGTCCGTCCCGGAGGGCCGCGCCGCCTGA
- a CDS encoding ABC transporter substrate-binding protein, whose product MRTTARTWTSTRRRSRWLAPLLAAPLLLTACGDGGISNQESGAGTGSPAEGTATGTGGAEGTTEVRVADTAGMPSAFLQYGVNEGYFEAEGLDVTVDVSIGGAAAVPAVVNGETQFAGSNTVSAILAASKGLPITIVAAGTRTMEDPEDDFARIMASTSSGVEEVEDLEGATIAVNTLENINDVVIMTLMEDAGADRTQVKFAEMGFSDMLPALANGQVDAALLIEPFVTMAVDQGATEVASPYAESRPNMMVGTYMTSEEYAAENPETVEAFQRGISATGQAIAEDPAAFREALPEVTTIEPDLAGQIHLPAWDASVDLETLQFLNERMVRYGLIDEEISVEDIVTAPTD is encoded by the coding sequence ATGAGAACCACCGCGAGGACATGGACGAGCACCCGGCGCCGCAGCCGCTGGCTGGCACCACTGCTGGCAGCACCCTTGCTGTTGACCGCCTGCGGCGATGGCGGCATCTCAAACCAGGAATCCGGCGCTGGAACAGGGTCGCCCGCCGAGGGCACCGCTACCGGAACCGGCGGGGCGGAGGGCACCACGGAGGTCCGGGTGGCGGACACCGCCGGCATGCCCTCAGCCTTCCTCCAGTACGGGGTGAACGAGGGCTACTTCGAGGCGGAGGGCCTGGACGTCACGGTGGACGTCAGCATCGGCGGTGCCGCAGCCGTGCCGGCCGTGGTCAACGGAGAGACCCAGTTCGCCGGCTCGAACACCGTCAGCGCCATCCTGGCCGCCAGTAAGGGCCTTCCCATCACCATCGTTGCCGCTGGCACCCGCACCATGGAGGATCCCGAGGACGATTTCGCCCGCATCATGGCCTCCACGTCCAGCGGGGTCGAGGAGGTCGAAGACCTGGAAGGCGCCACCATTGCAGTCAACACACTGGAGAACATCAACGACGTGGTCATCATGACGCTGATGGAGGACGCGGGCGCCGACCGCACCCAGGTCAAGTTCGCCGAGATGGGCTTCTCGGACATGCTCCCGGCCCTGGCCAACGGACAGGTCGACGCAGCCCTGCTGATCGAGCCGTTCGTCACCATGGCCGTGGACCAGGGTGCCACGGAGGTCGCCAGCCCCTACGCCGAGTCCCGCCCGAACATGATGGTGGGCACCTACATGACCTCGGAGGAGTACGCCGCCGAGAATCCGGAGACGGTGGAGGCGTTCCAACGGGGCATCAGCGCCACCGGACAGGCCATCGCCGAGGATCCCGCTGCCTTCCGCGAGGCGCTGCCCGAAGTCACCACGATCGAGCCCGACCTCGCCGGCCAGATCCACCTGCCCGCCTGGGACGCCTCGGTGGACCTGGAGACCCTGCAGTTCCTCAACGAGCGCATGGTCCGGTACGGACTGATCGACGAGGAGATCAGCGTTGAGGACATCGTCACCGCGCCCACCGACTGA
- a CDS encoding cold-shock protein produces MATGTVKWFNAEKGYGFISPDDQSADIFVHFSAIEGNGFRELQEDQKVEFESQQGPKGMQAAAVRPL; encoded by the coding sequence ATGGCTACCGGTACCGTCAAGTGGTTCAACGCAGAGAAGGGCTACGGCTTCATCTCTCCGGACGACCAGTCCGCTGACATCTTCGTTCACTTCTCCGCCATCGAGGGCAATGGCTTCCGCGAACTGCAGGAAGACCAGAAGGTCGAGTTCGAGTCCCAGCAGGGCCCCAAGGGCATGCAGGCTGCTGCAGTCCGCCCGCTCTGA
- a CDS encoding flavin reductase family protein encodes MTALATHDLQQAPGLDTDLNRDLSTPTLRSAFSHFPSGVAALAGVANGSKEGLVASSFTVGVSLEPALVSFAVQNTSRTWPRLKQAERIGISILGEDHTDVCRQLASKEGDRFAGLDIRSTDEGAIFLDGAALWLDTTVYSELPAGDHTMVLLEVHGVHDHSAEHEPIVFHRSAFRNLRTAEGNQ; translated from the coding sequence ATGACCGCCCTGGCTACCCACGACCTGCAGCAGGCCCCCGGCCTCGACACTGACCTCAACCGAGATCTGTCCACGCCGACTCTTCGCTCGGCCTTCTCCCACTTCCCCTCCGGCGTGGCGGCGCTCGCCGGTGTCGCCAACGGTTCGAAGGAGGGACTCGTGGCCTCGTCCTTCACCGTCGGGGTCTCCCTCGAGCCGGCGCTGGTCTCCTTCGCCGTACAGAACACCTCCCGCACCTGGCCCCGGCTGAAGCAGGCCGAGCGGATCGGGATCTCCATCCTCGGCGAGGACCACACCGACGTCTGCCGTCAGCTCGCGTCCAAGGAGGGGGACCGATTCGCCGGCCTGGACATCCGGTCCACGGACGAGGGCGCGATCTTCCTGGACGGCGCCGCCCTGTGGCTGGACACCACCGTCTACTCCGAGCTGCCCGCCGGTGACCACACCATGGTCCTGCTCGAGGTGCACGGCGTGCACGATCACTCCGCAGAGCACGAGCCGATCGTGTTCCACCGCTCGGCCTTCCGCAATCTGCGCACCGCCGAGGGAAACCAGTAG
- a CDS encoding RNA-binding S4 domain-containing protein encodes MPSATPSARRPGSAAGAGTAAAGSVRLDAWLWGVRMYKTRSAATTACRAGHVRLNGQPAKAAQPVKPGDTIRLRLPGRERILEVTGLVAKRVGAPEAVRHYLDHSPEPVPRELLAVPRRDRGAGRPTKRDRRQLDRLRGRAAPESDAEPDLDLSIDRGLDRQ; translated from the coding sequence ATGCCTTCCGCCACCCCGTCCGCGCGGCGTCCAGGTTCGGCCGCAGGCGCGGGCACCGCGGCGGCCGGCTCGGTCCGCTTGGATGCCTGGCTCTGGGGCGTGCGCATGTACAAGACCCGTTCGGCCGCCACCACGGCGTGCCGGGCCGGCCACGTCCGCCTCAACGGGCAGCCGGCCAAGGCCGCCCAACCGGTCAAGCCGGGCGACACCATCCGGTTGCGGCTGCCCGGACGCGAGCGGATCCTCGAGGTCACCGGCCTGGTGGCCAAGCGGGTCGGCGCTCCGGAGGCTGTCCGGCACTACCTCGACCACTCCCCGGAACCCGTGCCCCGGGAACTGCTGGCCGTGCCCCGCCGAGACCGGGGTGCAGGCCGGCCCACCAAGCGAGACCGGCGCCAGCTGGACCGGCTCCGCGGCCGTGCCGCTCCTGAGTCTGACGCAGAGCCCGATCTCGATCTCAGCATCGATCGCGGCCTCGATCGCCAGTGA
- a CDS encoding IclR family transcriptional regulator: MTEIRSVVHALTVVDRVMAEGGVRVREIAEDLGIAPSSAHRLLGTLASRDYVVQDPYSRVYRPGAALLSLAGGGMENREIRRAAHRPMESLAAATGESVSLSVLVRSEVEFVDGIESAHVLRASPRIGARMPAYGTAGGRVMLADLAPADVAGMFGGGLKKLTDHTVDTVPDLTGMLARIRQAGYAVSRGESTEGISAVAVPLRDVTGRTVAGLAVVAPTERLPDAGLSVLIDQLQQAAEAFSKALGNRGMD; this comes from the coding sequence ATGACGGAGATCAGGTCCGTGGTCCACGCACTGACAGTGGTGGACCGCGTCATGGCGGAGGGGGGCGTCCGCGTGCGGGAGATCGCCGAGGACCTCGGCATCGCCCCGTCCAGCGCACACCGCCTCCTAGGCACGCTGGCCTCGCGGGACTATGTGGTCCAGGATCCCTACAGCCGCGTCTACCGGCCGGGTGCCGCCCTGCTCTCCCTGGCCGGTGGCGGGATGGAGAACCGGGAGATCCGGCGGGCTGCGCACCGCCCCATGGAGTCCCTGGCCGCGGCCACGGGGGAGTCGGTCTCCCTGTCCGTACTGGTCCGCTCCGAGGTCGAGTTCGTCGACGGTATCGAGTCCGCCCACGTTCTCCGTGCTTCTCCTCGCATCGGCGCCCGGATGCCGGCGTACGGCACGGCCGGAGGCCGGGTGATGCTGGCAGATCTGGCCCCGGCCGACGTCGCCGGAATGTTCGGTGGTGGTCTGAAAAAGCTGACGGACCACACCGTGGACACTGTGCCGGACCTGACGGGGATGCTGGCTAGAATCCGACAGGCCGGCTACGCGGTGTCCCGCGGCGAGAGCACAGAGGGGATCTCCGCCGTCGCGGTGCCACTGAGGGACGTCACCGGCCGCACCGTGGCCGGCTTGGCCGTCGTGGCCCCCACAGAGCGGCTGCCGGATGCAGGGCTGTCGGTCCTCATCGACCAGCTCCAGCAGGCTGCCGAGGCGTTTTCTAAGGCATTGGGGAATCGAGGAATGGATTGA